TGCCTCATAAAGCATACATACAGAATGCTATCATTTTTGATACTTCTAAACGTAGTTATCAGGAGCTGCATCGCCTCAAAGATAAAGGAGAACTACCTCAGGAAGCTGCTGATATGTTTGCCCCTAAAGCAGTAGAAGAACTGTATGATTTGCAGACTGACCCTTATGAATTAAAAAACCTTATAGGAGAGGAGGTGCATCACAAACGAGCTAGACAACTTAAGGAAAAGCTTTATAACTGGATGCTGGCTCACCACGATACCGGACTGCTAAACGAAGGAGAAATGATGATGCGTGCCAAAGCACAGAACTCCAGTGTATATGAAATGGCCAGAAACAGTAAAGTGTTTGATGTAAATAAGATTTTATCTGTGGCAGATAGAGTGGGCTATGTGCAAGAGGCTGAAGAGCTTAAGTCGTATCTGCTCTCTGCGGATAGTGGCGTAAAGTACTGGGCTCTTATAGCTCTGGGTGCCTATAATGGTGATCTTCAGGCAATGAAAACTACTTTACAAAAGCTGCTGACAGATACCTCTTATGTAGTGAGAATACAGGCGGCAGAATTGCTGGCCGGTCGGCTAGGTGAGCTAGCCGCATTGCAAACCCTTGCAGAGATGCTTTTGCTAGATGAGGAAGCCGTGGTTTTGCAGGCGGCTATAAGTGTACGTGAACTTGGCGAAACGGCTTCGCCTTTGGTAGATACTATTGTACAGGAGGTAATGCCCAAGTACTCGGGGGAGGTGTGGGGGAGGTACAAAAACTGGTTTTATCCAATGTTCATCGGCATGGCATTAGATCAGACGTTAAGAAACTGCGGACACACAGTAGAGATCAGAAATTAATCCTATACTTATTTGGGGCTGGGTAAAAATATTTCGCCTTCGTGAGCCATCTTTTCCAGTTGATGGATTTTTACCCAGGGACCGCTAATCTGTACCGATTTCTTTTTTTCTTTGAGCTTAATACTCTCCCGGCCCAGTATTAGGTCCCAGAGAAAAAAAGGAGAACGAAAAACTACCAGGAGCGGGAGGTTGCGAAAAATATTATAGCCCTGCTTTTGAAATGCCTGTACCAGTCGCCTGCGTATAACATTAGGTTCTGCGAGATGAGTAAGGTGAAGATGTGCTTTGCGAGAAGAACGAGTGATGATCAGGCTGAATACCAGAGGAATGAGTACGAGGTTGAGCCAGCGGAAGAAAGCGATGTCTGACCAGTTGCCCCGATAAATCCATACATCTGGAGCAATAGCTACCGCAAAATATAGCAGGCATATAATAGCATAGGCTTTAGCTGCCTTAGCCAGTGAGTAAGGTTCTTTTTCAACTCTAATCTGCATGTATCAGCTCAATTACTGAAAGGCTCGTAGGTGTATACTAAACGTCTGAATATCAGACTTGGTGTATAGTTGGCTATAGTATTGCTTAACAAAGGTAGTAAGTAGAAACAAAATTTGTTAATAGGCAAGTTTGCGAGCAATTCATCGCAGTTACCCCAAGTTTTCGGCTGGCAACCTTAGTTTTATAAAATTGGTATGTGTTGGTAAAGAGAACTGTATTTAGCTCTGTCCTTTTCTTTCTCCAGACCTTGTTTACATATTCAGCATGTAATTAATTTTCCTGGGCAATATTTGAACGGGCTTTGCTTTCAAAAGCAGGAAATTACGCTTAATAGCTATAGGTTAGGCTTGATATTACGTATCAGCTTATAACTTTCTGTTTACAACAGACATTTATGTGGCATTAAGGCATGAGTATCCTATTTAAACTAAATACACATCACATGTCAAAGCTTAGCCTACTACTCTCTACTGCTCTTTGTCTGTTCTTTTTTGCCTGCGAACAGGACGATAGAATTACTTTTTATGTAAATACTACAAGTGATTTTGGGGATAACAGCCCGGGGGACGATGTCTGCGGTTTGGGAGGTAGCTGTAGCCTGCGTGCAGCTCTTGAAGAAGCCGCTTTGGGCGACAAAAAATCCATTACTATCATTCTTCCGACAGGCCGATATCGCCTGGATGCAGGGCAGCTGGAAATCAATGGCAAAATTCTGCATATCCGCGGTCAGCACATAGACCATACGATAATAGACGCGTAGGGGCGGTCGCGAGCTATACTGATAAATAGCGGTCTCATTAACATTACGAAACTCACCATTGAAAACGGTATAACCAATAATAACAAAGGAGGAGGTATATTAGTACATTCAGGGGCATGGCTAACTTTGGAAGATGTACTAATTCAGGACTGCTAAAGCGTGTTTAGAGGAGGAGGGCTTTGCATAGATAGTGATGGACTGGTAGCCTTAAACAGAGTAATAGTAAGGCATAACGTGACAGGCAAAGGTGGTGGCGGCGGCGGTGGCGGTATCTACAATCAGGGTAAGCTTACTATTAACAACTCACTTATAGAAGCTAATATTGGAGGTAATATTGGTGGTGGTATAGGGCATCATGGTGAGCAATTAACTATCAATAATAGTGCTATTGTCAACAATGAAGGTTATCGCTCGGGGCTGACACTAGGAGGCCAGGCTGTCCTGAAAAATGTAACTATCAGCGGAAATCATCAGTCCGATGACAGCTTTACTGCTACCGGAGGGTGGGGCGTAACAGTTTTTGCCAGTGTGCATATGCGAAATGTTACCATCACTGATAATGGAAACACGAAAGTATGGATGGATCTTAGTAATCGTGGAGGGGGAGTTTTAGTAACGAGCCAGGGAAGACTAACGATGCAAAACTCTTTAGTGGCTGAAAATGAAGTGTACGACATCTCTGGAAGTATTACATCTAATGGCTTTAACCTGGTAGGCAATGCTGGTCAACTTAATGTATTGGCAGCCTCAGGAGACCAGCTAGGTAGTGCTACTCGTCCTATCAATCCGAGGCTGGACGATTTGAGTTATACTGGAGGTTTTACACCTACCCATGCTTTACTCCCAGGAAGCCCGGCAATAGATGGTGGCTCTAATCTGGCCCCTATTTCAGATCCTACATCCTGTCTTTCTAAAGACCAAAGGGGGGTATCTCGTCCTCAGGATGGTGATGGCCGCCTGCCTAACGTATGCGATATAGGAGCCTTTGAGCTTGAGCCTTAAGAGTAAAGGCCACTAAACACTCTGTATCAATTAAGTTTAGCGACCAATAACTTAGTTAATAGGCTGAGTGAGAATGGCAAGCACAGTACGTATGCCCTCTTCAAAATTTCCCAGCCTTAGATTTTCGTTAGGGCTATGCTGATTGTTATCGGCGTTTACTGTAGGTACGGTGACGGCGGGCACACCCAGCGTTACTACAAAAGGTGAAATAGGGATGGAACCCCCAGAAGTACGGATAAGAATAGGAGTCTTGCCAAAGGCCCGTTCCAAAGCTGTTGTTAGCCAGTTTCCTGTAGTAGAGTTAATTTCAGTACGAAAAGCAGCATAAGAAAACTCATGGCTCAGGCTGATCAGCTTATCATATTTTTGCCTTTCTGTTTCTGTGGGCTCCCCCTCTACAAAGTGATAATTCTGAGCGGCAATGTGATCTTTTACGAGCTTCAGTAAATAATCCGGGTCAGATTCCTTCACCAGTCGCATATCTATTTCAGCTACTGCAAAGTCTGGTACTATGGTGCGCACTTCTGCACCTACCCAGCCAGCACTTAATCCGCGTATGTTCAGAGATGGGTACTGGCGCGAAGCCTGCAAAAAACTGGCAACACTATCCTGCCCGGCTATGCCCAGTTTTCGTTTGATTTCTGCTTCGTCATCAGGTATACTGCGTAGCGTCTCCAGACTATTTTTATCCAGTTCAATACCCCGATAATAACCGGGGATAGTCACCCTGCCGTATTCATCCTTCATAGATGCTAGGAGCTGGGCCATTCGTAGAGCAGGGTTAGGCACATAGTTACCATAGTGCCCACTATGCTGGGGGTTTTTAGGGCCAAATATCTTGAGCGTTAGCGTTTGTATGCCCCTGGCTCCGAAGGTAAGCGTAGGCTCATTAGAAGGGTGCCGTGGGCCATCTAAAATAATCATATGGTCTGCCTTAAGTTCATCCGCGTAAGTGCCTACTGCTGCCGGTAAGTGCGGAGAACCAAGTTCTTCTTCAAAATCCATAATTACCTTTATATTAAAGGCCGCTTCTTTTTTTTGAGCCTGAAGAATATCAATAGCTTTAAGAAACATGACTACTGGGCCTTTGGCATCGGAGGCCGAGCGTGCAAATACTCTCCAGTCCGGCTTATAATCGCTTTTAAACGCATTCCAGTCCAGGGTTTGCCAACTGCCATCAGCTGTCTCGGTTTTAAGTACAGGGTCATACGGACTTTCCTGTTGCCATCTGGAAGAGTCTACAGGCTGTCCATCTATCTGCAAATAAATGAGTACAGTAGGTAGCTCCTTTTTGTTGTTTATAGAAGCCAGAAGTAAGGGAGGTCCTTCGGTGGTTAAAATTTGCGTTTTAAAACCTCTACGGGCAAAAGCTTCCTGACACCAATCTACATTAGCTTTTACATGCTCCGGAAAGCTGGCAT
This window of the Porifericola rhodea genome carries:
- a CDS encoding CSLREA domain-containing protein, which codes for MSKLSLLLSTALCLFFFACEQDDRITFYVNTTSDFGDNSPGDDVCGLGGSCSLRAALEEAALGDKKSITIILPTGRYRLDAGQLEINGKILHIRGQHIDHTIIDA
- a CDS encoding choice-of-anchor Q domain-containing protein, whose protein sequence is MFRGGGLCIDSDGLVALNRVIVRHNVTGKGGGGGGGGIYNQGKLTINNSLIEANIGGNIGGGIGHHGEQLTINNSAIVNNEGYRSGLTLGGQAVLKNVTISGNHQSDDSFTATGGWGVTVFASVHMRNVTITDNGNTKVWMDLSNRGGGVLVTSQGRLTMQNSLVAENEVYDISGSITSNGFNLVGNAGQLNVLAASGDQLGSATRPINPRLDDLSYTGGFTPTHALLPGSPAIDGGSNLAPISDPTSCLSKDQRGVSRPQDGDGRLPNVCDIGAFELEP
- a CDS encoding M20/M25/M40 family metallo-hydrolase; amino-acid sequence: MKQIYLLILLMSCAASLSTLQAQQLTRSDIEHLSREQLASGINELREILSIPNNASFPEHVKANVDWCQEAFARRGFKTQILTTEGPPLLLASINNKKELPTVLIYLQIDGQPVDSSRWQQESPYDPVLKTETADGSWQTLDWNAFKSDYKPDWRVFARSASDAKGPVVMFLKAIDILQAQKKEAAFNIKVIMDFEEELGSPHLPAAVGTYADELKADHMIILDGPRHPSNEPTLTFGARGIQTLTLKIFGPKNPQHSGHYGNYVPNPALRMAQLLASMKDEYGRVTIPGYYRGIELDKNSLETLRSIPDDEAEIKRKLGIAGQDSVASFLQASRQYPSLNIRGLSAGWVGAEVRTIVPDFAVAEIDMRLVKESDPDYLLKLVKDHIAAQNYHFVEGEPTETERQKYDKLISLSHEFSYAAFRTEINSTTGNWLTTALERAFGKTPILIRTSGGSIPISPFVVTLGVPAVTVPTVNADNNQHSPNENLRLGNFEEGIRTVLAILTQPIN